The following proteins come from a genomic window of Sardina pilchardus chromosome 13, fSarPil1.1, whole genome shotgun sequence:
- the LOC134099236 gene encoding platelet glycoprotein VI-like: MRLPVYRYSQSGVTFTRSIVDVSDTGSYTCGPCSGFYKSRSISITVVVLQKPSLSLETSREVPWGQSAQMRCSISTQHLGGTFTLQQLNGSFTETVEDTGTSANFTIPQVDFTHEGAFYCQYQTRVSRRNFTSPQSDTISLSVIVVLVQPNISLSAPDGGLFWGPQGPEVTRGHSLSLICSTEPQHQGGSFHLIFNGSNSTRTQLAINHSASFYIPEADYSHQGNYSCVYEVTVSSRTFKSTQTAPLTVVVRGSAHRYGFHNGAGGLADEDENIYVNAALPADQRDCGKDMDGDLEEN; encoded by the exons ATGAGACTACCGGTATACAGATACTCCCAGAGCGGTGTGACCTTCACTCGTTCTATTGTGGATGTCTCTGACACAGGCAGCTACACATGTGGCCCCTGCTCTGGCTTCTACAAGAGCCGCTCCATCAGTATCACTGTAG TTGTACTACAGAAGCCAAGTCTTtcactggaaaccagcagagagGTTCCTTGGGGTCAGTCTGCCCAGATGAGatgctccatctccacacagcaccTGGGTGGTACATTCACCCTACAGCAGCTCAATGGGTCATTTACAGAGACAGTGGAAGACACTGGAACTTCTGCCAATTTCACCATTCCTCAAGTGGACTTTACCCACGAAGGAGCTTTCTACTGCCAGTATCAAACAAGGGTTTCCAGACGTAATTTCACTTCCCCCCAAAGTGATACTATCAGCCTCTCTGTAATAG TGGTTCTTGTGCAGCCCAacatctctctcagtgcccCAGATGGAGGGCTGTTCTGGGGGCCTCAGGGGCCAGAGGTGACCAGGGGCCACAGCCTCTCCCTCATCTGCTCTACTGAGCCACAGCACCAAGGAGGCTCCTTCCACCTCATCTTTAATGGGTCTAACAGCACCAGGACTCAGCTCGCCATCAACCACTCAGCCTCCTTCTACATTCCTGAGGCAGACTACTCCCACCAgggcaactacagctgtgtcTATGAGGTCACTGTGTCCAGCCGCACCTTCAAGtcaacacagacagcaccactGACAGTCGTCGTAAGAG GTTCTGCACACAGATATGGATTTCACAATGGAGCTG GTGGGTTAGCTGATGAAGATGAGAACATCTATGTGAACGCAGCCTTGCCTGCTGACCAGAGGGATTGCGGTAAAGACATGGATGGAGATCTGGAAGAAAACTGA
- the LOC134099237 gene encoding uncharacterized protein LOC134099237 codes for MSQYSYSSSVTFTRFIVGASDTGSYACGPCSGYHKSRSISRITVACSTEPQHQGGSFHLIFDGSNSTRTQHAINHSASFNISEADYSHQGNYSCVYEVAVSSRTFKSTQTAPLPVIIRASLAPIIASGVISGLFLLLLIPAILYLVKKKCLSDTHMHTIQSSNVAHGTANTYGFHHGPGGSPDEDENIYVNVVMPADQRGRGIEAEGDLEEDDYVNVKELHGPTATDNDYEEDDYEN; via the exons ATGAGTCAGTACAGTTACAGTAGCAGTGTGACCTTCACTCGTTTTATTGTGGGTGCCTCTGACACAGGCAGCTACGCATGTGGTCCCTGCTCTGGCTACCACAAGAGCCGCTCCATCAGTCGTATCACTGTAG CCTGCTCTACTGAGCCACAGCACCAAGGAGGCTCCTTCCACCTCATCTTTGATGGGTCTAACAGCACCAGGACTCAGCACGCCATCAACCATTCAGCCTCCTTCAACATTTCTGAGGCAGACTACTCCCACCAgggcaactacagctgtgtcTATGAGGTCGCTGTGTCCAGCCGCACCTTCAAGtcaacacagacagcaccactGCCAGTCATCATAAGAG CATCCCTGGCTCCCATCATTGCATCTGGAGTGATTTCAGGGTTGTTCCTACTTTTGCTGATCCCTGCCATCCTCTACCTGGTGAAGAAAAAGTGtttgagtgacacacacatgcacacaatccaGAGTAGCAATGTTGCACACG GTACTGCGAACACATATGGATTTCATCATGGACCAGGTGGGTCACCTGATGAAGATGAGAACATCTATGTGAACGTAGTCATGCCTGCTGACCAGAGGGGTCGCGGTATAGAGGCTGAAGGAGATCTGGAAGAAGACGACTATGTGAATGTAAAAGAGCTGCATGGCCCAACTGCTACAGATAACGACTATGAAGAGGATGACTATGAAAACTAG